A stretch of the Enterobacter mori genome encodes the following:
- a CDS encoding TerC family protein — MHSVGTPMLWGGFAVVVLIMLAIDLFLQGRRGAHGMSIKQAAAWSLVWVTLSLLFCAAFWWYLASTEGRAVADPQALAFLTGYLIEKALAVDNVFVWLMLFSYFAVPAALQRRVLVYGVLGAIILRTIMIFAGSWLITQFEWLLYVFGAFLLFTGVKMALAKEDETGIGEKPLVKWIRSHLRMTDKIETEHFFVRKNGLLFATPLLLVLILVELSDVIFAVDSIPAIFAVTTDPFIVLTSNLFAILGLRAMYFLLAGAAERFSMLKYGLSVILVFIGIKMLIVDFYHIPIAISLGVVFGILVVTLIINTWVNRQHDKKQQA, encoded by the coding sequence ATGCATTCTGTCGGCACTCCAATGTTGTGGGGCGGATTCGCGGTTGTCGTGCTCATCATGCTGGCGATCGACCTCTTTTTGCAGGGCCGTCGCGGCGCGCACGGCATGAGCATCAAACAGGCTGCGGCCTGGTCTCTTGTGTGGGTTACTCTCTCCCTGCTGTTCTGTGCCGCCTTCTGGTGGTATCTGGCCTCGACCGAAGGCCGTGCGGTGGCCGATCCTCAGGCGCTCGCCTTCCTCACCGGCTATCTGATTGAAAAAGCCCTGGCCGTTGATAACGTCTTCGTCTGGCTGATGCTGTTCAGCTACTTCGCCGTACCTGCTGCCCTACAGCGCCGCGTGCTGGTCTATGGCGTGCTGGGTGCGATTATCCTGCGTACCATCATGATCTTCGCCGGCAGCTGGTTGATTACCCAGTTTGAATGGCTGCTGTACGTCTTCGGCGCGTTCTTGCTCTTTACCGGGGTCAAAATGGCGCTGGCGAAAGAAGACGAAACCGGTATTGGCGAGAAGCCGTTGGTGAAGTGGATCCGCAGCCATCTGCGCATGACGGACAAAATCGAAACCGAGCACTTCTTCGTGCGCAAGAACGGCCTGCTGTTTGCCACGCCGCTGCTGCTGGTGCTGATTCTGGTCGAGCTGAGCGACGTGATTTTCGCGGTCGACAGCATCCCGGCAATCTTTGCCGTCACCACCGACCCGTTCATTGTGCTGACCTCTAACCTGTTTGCAATCCTCGGTCTACGTGCGATGTACTTCCTGCTTGCGGGCGCGGCGGAGCGCTTCTCCATGCTGAAGTACGGCCTGTCGGTGATCCTGGTGTTTATCGGTATCAAGATGCTGATCGTCGATTTCTACCACATCCCTATCGCCATTTCGCTCGGCGTGGTGTTTGGCATTCTGGTTGTGACGCTGATTATCAATACCTGGGTTAACCGCCAGCACGATAAGAAGCAGCAGGCTTAG